A region of the Pseudomonadota bacterium genome:
ACCACCGCCGCAACCGCCGCCCCGTGCGAGGCCGCGGCGCCCGCACTGATGGCCGCGAGAGCGGCGGCCCCTCCCACGTACAGCCCCCACGAGGCCGTGTTCAAGCCGTAGTAGGCGCGATGGGCCGTCAGCCCCCGGTTGTACTGCTCGAGATAGCGCTTCAGCCAGTCCGGGTCGCTCTCGCGAGGCTCGAGCCGATGGGTGCGCAACGACCCGATGAGATCGGTTCCGTGCTTCACGAGCGATGCGCCGGCATACAGCCCGAGGGCCGAAGCCGCGGCGACCGACAGTGCGGCGGTGACCGAGGTCGCAAGCAGGGGCGCGCCCTTTCCCATGGTGGGTGCGAGATCGGCGGCAAGCGTGACGATGAGGCTCGAGGCCGCCAGCTGGGTGAGGCCGGGAAAGGCCACGTTGAACAGCTGCTCGTTCCCCGAGCGCGAGACCCCCTCGCGAAACGCCCGCAGCGCAAGAAGCCGCAGCGCGAGATCTTCCCGCGATGCCGCGCGCTCCGGAGATTGCCCGACCTGTGCCTGGCAGGCCGACAGCGCTTGTTCGCGACGCGCGATGCACGCGTCGAGCTCGGTGAGGTAGGCTCTTGCATCAGCCGCGCGCCGCACGATGGCGCTCCCGGCATACACGCCATAGAGGCCGAAGATGGGCCCGAGAACCGAGAAGCTCAGCATCGAGCTCGCGCCCGTGGGCCCCACCACCCCACGCTCGAGGGGCACAGATCGGCTGCTCAAGGCATCGAGGGCGCGGTCGATGTCCGCGGCGGGCACCGCGCCCTCGGCCTGCGCGCGCACGCGGGTGAAGATCTCGCCCAGCGGGGGCGCGTCAGCCCCCGGCGAAGAGCGCTCCTGCGCGTCATCCGACCGTGCGGAGATCGACATGCGTGGTGGCAGGGTCGGCCGGGTGGCAGGCATTGCGTGGGCAACCATCGACATCGCGGTCTCCCCTGGGGGAGCGCCGAGGGCTCCCATCTACTTCTCGCGCATCATAGCGCCCCCCGACGTCCGGGGCTCGCGTCGCCCGACGAGAGGTCGTCTGCGGCAGGTGAAGCGCCGCCGGCTCGCGCGCAGCGCACACAGGAATTGCGAGACGCGCTTCGAATCCGCTCGCGTTCCGCCGCGCGCCGACCGCCGCTGCGCAGAACCCAGAGTTCGTTCTTGTTGGAGGTCCCTTGTCGCGACTCTCACGTCTGCTGAAGACCTGCACTCTCTCGGCGTTGCTCGTCAGCACCCTGACCGTCAACGCCCCTCCCAGCCACGCAGCCCCCGCCGCGCCCGTCCAGATCACCCCGCTCAACGCGAGCGCGGTGGCCAGCAGCGCGATCACATCGGGTGACGTCCAGGTCATCATCCCCAGAGCCGCCAGCGGTGCCCCTTCCGGCATGGGCAACGGGCGCCTGCTTCCGGCCATCAACGATGAGTCTCCCAACACGACCGCCCTCGGCCTCGCCCTCGAGGTGGCGCTCTATGGCCCCGGCAAGTGGGACAGCCCCATCGGCGGCTTCGTCGAGATCACCAAGGGCCAGCACGGCAAGCTCAAAGGTCACTTCGTGGGTCTGAAGACCCTGTACGGCTTCGTCAACGGCGACCTCGACCTGTACGTGACCTCCGGCAACATCGTCTCCGGCACCTACACCGCCGAGGTCACCTGCAAGGACATCGTGCTCAACGGCGGCGCACACACCTGCAGGCTCAAAGGCCCGGCGAAGCTGAGCGTGAGCGGCGATGCGTCGAACTTCCACGTGACCTTCACCTCGAACATCACGTATGTCACCCCCCGCGGATCGCTCACGAACCGCGACCTGAGAGCCGACACCCGCATCTCGCTCAAGGGATCGGATGTGACCGCGTCCACCACCCTCGAGGGCGCCGTCGAGGCCAACGACGTGAACGGGCTGAACGGCAGCATCCAGGTCGCCACGCGCAAGCCCCTCGAGCTTGCCGGCACCCTCTCAGAGCGGCGCGCGGGCGTGCTCTCGCTCAGAAGCGGCGAGATCGCGCTCAACGAGGCCCTGACCCTCAGCGTCGTGAAGCCGAACATCGTGGCCGCCGCGCTCAACGGCAAGACCACCCGCCGGTTTGCGTGGGAGTATCTCGGCGGGCAGCGCAACGCGTCATTCGACCTGCGTCCGGCATACGCCGACACCATCTTCCACAACGGCACCGTGCTCACGGTCGACGCCAAGGACTCGCGCGCCAAGGCGCTGGCCGTGCTCGACGGGCACATCCTCGCGGTGGGGCAGAACTTCGCGGTGTTCCCCTTCCAGGCACCCACGACCCGAATGGTCGATCTGCGCGGCAAGACCATCATGCCGGGCTTCGTCGAGCCGCACGCCCACACCAGCCTCTCGGCCCTCAACCTGCTGGCCGACGTGACGCCGCGCGTGGTGCCATGCGGCACCGAAGCCCCTGGCAACACCATCGAGAAGGTGCTGGCAGACCTGCGCGCCGCGGTGAAGAAGGCCCCTAAGGCCAAGGCCTTCTTCGGCTTCAACTTCGATCCGTCGCGACTCGTGAAGAAAGAGCTGATGCAGAACCTCACGCGCGAGCAGCTCGACGGCGTGAGCGCCACCATTCCCATCGTGGTGCAGAACGCCTCGCAGCACGTGTCGTACGTGAACAGCGCGGCGTTCCGCGCCACCGGCCTCTGGCCCACCGCGCCGAAGGGCCCGTTCACAGCGCCAGACAAGAGCTCCCCCATGTACGGGTTCCTCGTCGTCGACGCGAAGACCGGACTGCCCACCGGCGTTCTCAACGACTTCGCACAGGAGCCGTTCCTGAAGCTGGCCGTGGGCGCCATCACCGAGACAAAAGCCGACAAGCTCGCATTCGCGAAGAAGTGGCGCGAGTTCCAAGATGTGCTGGCCCGCGTGGGCGTCACCAGCTATGGCGAGATGCTGCTGGGGGCGTTCGCCGGAACCGAGCTCGAGAGCGAGCTGCTCGGGCTCATCAGCCTCGACCCCACCAATCCGTGCCGCATCCGCGCCTACATCGACACCCAGTCGTTCACGCCCGACAAGCTCGACATGTTCCCTGGCGAGGGCTACGACCGCCTCAAGATCATCGGCGGCAAGTTCATCTCAGACGGGTCGACCCAGGGGCTCACGGCCGGCCTGAGCTTCCCCTACAAGTACCCAGGGCCGTACCCCGCCGCGGCCAACGGCGAGACCGTGTTCAAGTCGGCCGATGACTTCTACACCCGTGCCCTGCCGTGGTACCGCGCCGGCTGGCAGCTGGCGGTGCACGCCAACGGCGACCGCGCCCTCGACTACGTGCTGAGCGGCTTCGACAAGCTGCAGAAGACGATGAAGAACCGCAACGCGCGCTTCCGCGTCGAGCACTTCACCGTGCACACCCCCGCAGAGGTGGCGAGACAGGTCGCGGCGGCGAAGCTGCTCGACGTCAACGTGGGGCTCACCATCGGGCACGTGTACTTCTGGGGGCAGGTCTTCCACGACACCCTGCTGGGCGAGGAGAACTCGCGCTACCTGCTGCCGCTGAAGACCCTCGTCGACGCGGGCGTGCGCGTGTCGACCCACAGCGACTCTCCCGTGACCTCTCCCAACCCCCTGCGCAACGTCTACATCGCCACCAACCGCCTGTGGCAGATGGAGCCCCGCAAGGTGCTGAGCCCGAACCAGGTCATCACCGTGCCCCAGGCCCTGCGCACCATCACGACCAACCCCGCCTACGCGATGTTCCTCGACAAGGAGGTGGGCAGCCTCGAGGTCGGCAAGCTCGCCGATCTCGTGGTGCTGAGCGCCGACCCCACAACGACGAAGCCCGCCGACATGATGGGCGTTCACGTCGTGGGCACCTGGCTCGCAGGCCATCAGGTCTCGGGCGGCAAGCTCTGAGCAGGCGCGCTCCGGAGGGGACTGGTCACGGTCCCCTCCGGAGCGTACTCGCCACCTGGCGGGCCCGCGCAGCTCAGAAATGCCCAGAAACGGCTCGATCGGGGCCTGACCGCCAGGAAAAGCTTTTCCGGTCAGCGTGAAGTCAGTCTGATGTCAGAGTCACTGTGTATGCTGAATCC
Encoded here:
- a CDS encoding amidohydrolase, whose translation is MSRLSRLLKTCTLSALLVSTLTVNAPPSHAAPAAPVQITPLNASAVASSAITSGDVQVIIPRAASGAPSGMGNGRLLPAINDESPNTTALGLALEVALYGPGKWDSPIGGFVEITKGQHGKLKGHFVGLKTLYGFVNGDLDLYVTSGNIVSGTYTAEVTCKDIVLNGGAHTCRLKGPAKLSVSGDASNFHVTFTSNITYVTPRGSLTNRDLRADTRISLKGSDVTASTTLEGAVEANDVNGLNGSIQVATRKPLELAGTLSERRAGVLSLRSGEIALNEALTLSVVKPNIVAAALNGKTTRRFAWEYLGGQRNASFDLRPAYADTIFHNGTVLTVDAKDSRAKALAVLDGHILAVGQNFAVFPFQAPTTRMVDLRGKTIMPGFVEPHAHTSLSALNLLADVTPRVVPCGTEAPGNTIEKVLADLRAAVKKAPKAKAFFGFNFDPSRLVKKELMQNLTREQLDGVSATIPIVVQNASQHVSYVNSAAFRATGLWPTAPKGPFTAPDKSSPMYGFLVVDAKTGLPTGVLNDFAQEPFLKLAVGAITETKADKLAFAKKWREFQDVLARVGVTSYGEMLLGAFAGTELESELLGLISLDPTNPCRIRAYIDTQSFTPDKLDMFPGEGYDRLKIIGGKFISDGSTQGLTAGLSFPYKYPGPYPAAANGETVFKSADDFYTRALPWYRAGWQLAVHANGDRALDYVLSGFDKLQKTMKNRNARFRVEHFTVHTPAEVARQVAAAKLLDVNVGLTIGHVYFWGQVFHDTLLGEENSRYLLPLKTLVDAGVRVSTHSDSPVTSPNPLRNVYIATNRLWQMEPRKVLSPNQVITVPQALRTITTNPAYAMFLDKEVGSLEVGKLADLVVLSADPTTTKPADMMGVHVVGTWLAGHQVSGGKL